A genomic region of Azoarcus sp. KH32C contains the following coding sequences:
- a CDS encoding efflux RND transporter periplasmic adaptor subunit codes for MKNTVQWRRRIVLAAIAVAIGWGLYHGFRPQPLVVDARAVERGPMRVAIEQEGRTRVVDRYVVAAPVAAYARRIALDVGDAVQAGQSLVELEPQRSEVLDARRRAEAEARVAAAFANASAVEQRMRAAQAGADLADKDLRRARSLRAAGHVSAEAEDRAVAETDRAGSELRSAQFAVSTARHELEAARTALGYAAAGGKGAPIVVRSPVAGQVLRIPRKSEGAIAVGQPLLDIGDPRSLEVEVDVLSADAVRIAPGTRVLFERWGGEGALEGVVRVVEPAGFTKVSALGVEEQRVWVIANFTSPPAQWQRLGDGYRVEASFIVWEDKDVLQIPASALFRDGDGWAAFVIEGGRAVKRRVEPGQRNGLSAQVLSGVKEGEQVVVHPDDRLRDGARVTTG; via the coding sequence ATGAAGAACACAGTGCAATGGCGCAGGCGCATCGTGCTGGCGGCGATCGCCGTCGCGATCGGCTGGGGGCTCTACCACGGATTCCGGCCGCAGCCGCTCGTCGTCGATGCGCGCGCGGTCGAGCGCGGGCCGATGCGGGTCGCGATCGAACAGGAGGGGCGGACGCGCGTCGTCGACCGCTATGTTGTCGCGGCCCCCGTCGCGGCCTACGCGCGGCGCATCGCGCTCGATGTCGGAGATGCCGTGCAGGCCGGCCAGTCGCTCGTCGAGCTCGAACCGCAGCGCTCCGAGGTGCTCGATGCGCGCCGCCGGGCCGAGGCCGAGGCGCGCGTCGCGGCGGCATTCGCGAACGCAAGTGCCGTCGAGCAGCGCATGCGCGCAGCCCAGGCGGGCGCGGATCTCGCTGACAAGGATCTGCGCCGTGCGCGATCCCTGCGGGCGGCGGGCCACGTGAGCGCCGAGGCCGAAGACCGCGCGGTCGCCGAAACCGACCGTGCCGGCTCGGAGCTGCGTTCGGCGCAGTTCGCGGTATCGACGGCCCGCCACGAGCTCGAAGCCGCGCGCACCGCGCTCGGCTACGCCGCGGCGGGCGGGAAGGGCGCGCCGATCGTCGTGCGCTCGCCCGTCGCCGGCCAGGTGCTGAGGATTCCACGCAAGAGCGAAGGGGCGATCGCCGTCGGTCAGCCGCTGCTGGACATCGGCGATCCGCGCAGCCTCGAAGTCGAGGTCGACGTTCTGTCCGCCGACGCCGTGCGCATCGCGCCCGGCACGCGCGTACTGTTCGAACGCTGGGGCGGGGAGGGCGCGTTGGAAGGCGTCGTCCGGGTCGTCGAGCCTGCCGGCTTCACGAAGGTCTCCGCGCTCGGGGTCGAGGAGCAGCGCGTCTGGGTGATCGCCAACTTCACGTCGCCGCCCGCACAATGGCAGCGCCTCGGCGACGGCTATCGCGTCGAGGCGAGCTTCATTGTCTGGGAGGACAAGGACGTGTTGCAGATCCCGGCGAGCGCCCTGTTCCGCGACGGCGACGGCTGGGCGGCCTTCGTCATCGAGGGGGGTAGGGCGGTCAAGCGGCGCGTCGAGCCGGGCCAGCGCAATGGTCTGAGCGCGCAGGTGCTTTCGGGTGTGAAGGAAGGCGAGCAGGTCGTCGTGCATCCGGACGACCGGCTCCGCGACGGGGCGCGCGTGACGACCGGGTAG
- a CDS encoding PepSY domain-containing protein, with translation METRHLIVAATALLIGTSAFAEPQCTMPQNTEAVAQTMRSLVDTGHRFSRLELTKGKCYELHATDKDGRSLKIYINPADGSATKSDSKRT, from the coding sequence ATGGAAACCCGCCACCTGATTGTCGCCGCGACCGCCCTGCTCATCGGAACGAGCGCCTTCGCCGAACCGCAATGCACGATGCCGCAGAACACCGAGGCCGTTGCCCAGACGATGCGCTCGCTCGTCGACACGGGCCATCGTTTCTCGCGCCTGGAGCTCACCAAGGGCAAGTGTTATGAGCTGCATGCCACCGACAAGGACGGCCGCAGCTTAAAGATCTACATCAACCCGGCCGACGGCAGCGCGACGAAATCCGACTCCAAGCGGACGTGA
- a CDS encoding FAD-dependent oxidoreductase: MKPTDINAPDYLHKVVDCQWACPAHTAVPEYIRQIAAGDFSAAYMTNWKSNVFPGILGRVCDRPCEPACRRGRVDTEPVAICRLKRVAADFKDDIHARLPQPPKQKNGKRVACIGAGPASLTVARDLAVIGYEVTVFDGGSSAGGMMRSQIPKFRLPDRVIDEECGYIAGLDVELRQDHWVTSLSALLTGEWDAVFVGTGAPRGRDVDLPGRKEAAAHIHVGIDWLSSVAFGHIDKIAKRVIVLGGGNTAMDCCRSARRLGGEDVRVVVRSGFDEMKASPWEKEDAMHEGIPIHNYLVQKAFTHDNGKLTGVLFEKVRAEYDDAGHRALVPTGEPDVLMECDEVLLAIGQENAFPWIERDIGIEFDRHGMPVLDAQTLQSTLPRVFFGGDAALGPKNIITAVAQGHEAAISIDLLCRGEPLTKRPAPTMNLVSQKMGIHEWSYDNKVSEDLRYKVPVKSLEETLKNIKTEFELGYDVALACGETQRCLNCDIATVFTPKLCIECDACVDICPTECITFTRNGEEDELRGRLKAPAHDREQALYIAEGLKTGRAMVKDENVCLHCGMCAERCPTGAWDMQKFVLNLPQAGVEA; this comes from the coding sequence TTGAAGCCGACAGACATCAACGCCCCCGATTACCTGCACAAGGTCGTCGATTGCCAATGGGCGTGCCCGGCCCACACGGCCGTTCCCGAGTACATCCGCCAGATTGCCGCGGGCGATTTTTCTGCGGCCTACATGACCAACTGGAAGTCGAACGTCTTCCCCGGCATCCTCGGACGCGTGTGCGACCGCCCCTGCGAGCCGGCCTGCCGGCGCGGGCGCGTCGACACCGAGCCCGTCGCGATCTGCCGGTTGAAGCGCGTCGCCGCCGATTTCAAGGACGACATCCACGCCCGCCTGCCGCAACCGCCCAAGCAGAAGAACGGCAAGCGCGTCGCCTGCATCGGCGCGGGGCCCGCGTCGCTCACGGTCGCGCGTGATCTCGCGGTGATCGGCTACGAGGTCACGGTGTTCGATGGCGGTTCTTCGGCTGGCGGGATGATGCGTAGCCAGATCCCGAAGTTCCGCCTGCCCGATCGCGTCATCGACGAGGAGTGCGGCTACATCGCCGGGCTCGACGTCGAGCTGCGCCAGGACCATTGGGTGACGAGCCTCTCGGCGTTGCTCACCGGTGAGTGGGATGCCGTCTTCGTCGGCACGGGCGCGCCACGGGGCCGCGACGTCGATCTACCCGGGCGCAAGGAGGCCGCCGCGCACATCCACGTCGGCATCGACTGGCTGTCGAGCGTCGCCTTCGGCCACATCGACAAGATCGCGAAGCGCGTGATCGTGCTCGGCGGCGGCAACACCGCGATGGACTGCTGCCGTTCGGCGCGGCGCCTCGGTGGCGAGGACGTGCGCGTCGTCGTCCGCAGCGGCTTCGACGAGATGAAGGCCTCGCCGTGGGAGAAGGAGGATGCGATGCACGAAGGCATCCCGATCCACAACTACCTCGTGCAGAAGGCCTTCACGCACGACAACGGGAAACTCACCGGCGTGCTCTTCGAGAAGGTTCGCGCCGAATACGACGACGCAGGCCATCGTGCGCTCGTGCCAACCGGCGAGCCCGACGTGCTCATGGAATGCGACGAGGTGCTGCTCGCGATCGGCCAGGAGAACGCCTTCCCGTGGATCGAGCGCGACATCGGCATCGAGTTCGACCGCCACGGCATGCCGGTGCTCGACGCGCAGACGCTGCAGTCGACGCTGCCTCGCGTGTTCTTCGGCGGCGATGCGGCGCTGGGGCCGAAGAACATCATCACGGCGGTCGCGCAGGGCCACGAGGCCGCGATCTCGATCGACCTCTTGTGCCGCGGCGAGCCGCTGACGAAGCGGCCCGCGCCGACGATGAACCTCGTCAGCCAGAAGATGGGCATCCATGAGTGGAGCTACGACAACAAGGTGTCGGAAGACCTCCGCTACAAGGTGCCGGTCAAATCGCTCGAAGAGACGCTGAAGAACATCAAGACCGAGTTCGAGCTCGGCTACGACGTCGCGCTCGCGTGCGGCGAGACGCAACGCTGCCTCAACTGCGACATCGCGACCGTCTTCACGCCCAAGCTTTGCATCGAGTGCGACGCCTGCGTCGACATCTGCCCCACCGAATGCATCACCTTCACCCGCAACGGCGAGGAGGATGAACTGCGCGGGCGGCTCAAGGCACCGGCGCATGACCGGGAGCAGGCGCTGTACATTGCCGAAGGGCTCAAGACCGGCCGCGCGATGGTCAAGGACGAGAACGTCTGCCTGCACTGCGGCATGTGCGCCGAGCGTTGTCCGACGGGGGCGTGGGACATGCAGAAATTCGTGTTGAACTTGCCGCAGGCAGGTGTGGAGGCCTGA
- a CDS encoding 2-oxoacid:acceptor oxidoreductase subunit alpha has product MTLSSIQRCNDFVIKFANVNGSGSSSANELFARSIIRMGVPVAPRNIFPSNIQGLPTWYEVRVSEAGWLGASAGCDLMVAMNPQTWDRDVAAIDSGGYLFYDSTKPMPASKFREDITVLGVPLTALCNREYTDARQRQLFKNVMYVGALIALLDMEFAAAEKLIVDRYRGKDQLIQANVNALRIGYDYAKANLPCPIGLTVRRADAVGDRIFIDGNSACGLGAVYGGATVAGWYPITPSTSVIEAFSSYCRKYRTDPDNGRARYAIVQAEDELASIGMVIGAGWNGARAFTATSGPGISLMQEFFGLAFFAEIPAVIIDVQRGSPSTGMPTRTQQSDLISCAYASHGDTRHVLLFPEDPYECFTLTAQAFDLAERLQTPVFVMSDLDIGMNERLCAPFDWDDNRRYDRGKLMSFEDLEAGKTFGRYLDVDGDGIPYRTIPGTHPNKGAYFTRGTTRNPYAKYSETGTDYIYNMERLRRKFDTAKELAPAPILKKAAQATHIGAIYFGSTSPAMAEASALLEADGVHVDTLRVRAFPFSSAVMRFIAEHDWVFVVEQNESAQLRSLLINEGEIDPKKLVRVLHYDGSPITARFIARRIADALAERKISPIGTPLRKVAP; this is encoded by the coding sequence ATGACCCTATCGAGCATCCAACGCTGCAACGACTTCGTCATCAAGTTCGCGAACGTCAACGGGTCGGGCTCCTCGTCCGCGAACGAACTCTTCGCGCGCTCGATCATCCGCATGGGCGTGCCGGTCGCGCCGCGCAACATCTTCCCGTCCAACATCCAGGGGCTGCCGACCTGGTACGAGGTGCGTGTGTCCGAAGCGGGCTGGCTCGGCGCGAGCGCGGGCTGCGACTTGATGGTCGCGATGAACCCCCAGACTTGGGACCGCGACGTTGCCGCGATCGATTCCGGTGGCTATCTGTTCTACGACTCGACGAAGCCGATGCCCGCGTCGAAATTCCGTGAGGACATCACGGTGCTCGGCGTGCCGCTCACGGCCTTGTGCAACCGCGAATACACCGACGCGCGCCAGCGTCAGCTCTTCAAGAACGTGATGTACGTCGGCGCGCTGATCGCGCTGCTCGACATGGAGTTCGCCGCCGCCGAGAAGTTGATCGTCGATCGCTACCGCGGCAAGGATCAGCTCATCCAGGCCAACGTCAATGCGCTGCGGATCGGCTACGACTACGCGAAGGCGAACCTGCCGTGCCCGATCGGTCTCACGGTGCGGCGCGCGGACGCGGTCGGCGACCGCATCTTCATCGACGGCAACAGCGCCTGCGGGCTGGGCGCCGTGTATGGCGGCGCCACGGTCGCAGGCTGGTATCCGATCACGCCGTCGACCTCCGTCATCGAAGCCTTCTCGAGCTACTGCCGCAAGTACCGCACCGACCCCGACAACGGCCGCGCCCGCTATGCGATTGTGCAGGCCGAGGACGAACTGGCGTCGATCGGCATGGTGATCGGTGCCGGCTGGAACGGCGCGCGCGCCTTCACGGCGACCTCGGGGCCCGGCATCTCGCTGATGCAGGAGTTCTTCGGCCTCGCATTCTTCGCCGAGATCCCCGCGGTGATCATCGACGTGCAGCGCGGCAGTCCCTCGACCGGCATGCCCACGCGCACGCAGCAGTCCGACCTGATCTCCTGCGCCTACGCGTCGCACGGCGACACGCGCCACGTGCTGCTCTTCCCGGAAGACCCCTACGAATGCTTCACGCTCACGGCGCAGGCTTTCGATCTCGCCGAACGGCTGCAGACGCCGGTCTTCGTGATGTCCGACCTCGATATCGGCATGAACGAGCGCCTGTGCGCGCCCTTCGACTGGGACGACAACCGGCGCTACGACCGCGGCAAGCTGATGAGCTTTGAAGACCTCGAAGCCGGGAAGACCTTCGGCCGCTACCTCGACGTCGATGGCGACGGCATTCCCTATCGCACGATCCCCGGCACGCATCCGAACAAGGGCGCGTACTTCACGCGCGGCACGACCCGCAACCCGTACGCCAAATACAGCGAGACCGGCACCGACTACATCTACAATATGGAGCGGCTGCGCCGGAAGTTCGACACTGCGAAGGAACTCGCACCGGCCCCGATCCTCAAGAAGGCCGCGCAGGCGACTCACATCGGCGCGATCTACTTCGGCTCGACGAGTCCGGCGATGGCCGAGGCCAGCGCGCTGCTCGAAGCCGACGGTGTCCACGTCGATACCTTGCGCGTACGCGCCTTCCCGTTCAGCAGCGCGGTGATGCGCTTCATCGCGGAGCATGACTGGGTGTTCGTCGTCGAACAGAACGAGAGCGCGCAGCTGCGTTCGCTCCTCATCAACGAGGGCGAGATCGATCCCAAGAAGCTCGTGCGCGTGCTGCATTACGACGGCTCGCCGATCACGGCGCGCTTCATCGCCCGCCGCATCGCCGACGCGCTCGCCGAGCGCAAGATCAGCCCCATCGGAACTCCGCTGCGCAAGGTGGCCCCATGA
- a CDS encoding 2-oxoacid:ferredoxin oxidoreductase subunit beta: MTYLPKPKLHAADAPRNALGYTRRDYEGAISTLCAGCGHDSISAAVVQACFDLDIEPHRVAKMSGIGCSSKTPDYFLGNSHGFNSVHGRMPSVLTGASLANRSLLYLGVSGDGDSASIGLGQFAHLMRRGVNMTYIVENNGVYGLTKGQFSATADKGSKSKKGVINSDSPIDLAALALQLGATFVARSFSGDKEQLVPLIKGALCHGGPAFIDVISPCVTFNNHAGSTKSYDYVREHNASVNSVDVILPRAPIEASYPPGTLRRIVQHDGSILHLRKLGDDYDPSDRIGAIHYLQGRQALGEIVTGLLYIDSSGQDMHAHLNTVEKPLNQLGDAYLCPGSKALDALNALLR; the protein is encoded by the coding sequence ATGACCTATCTGCCGAAACCGAAACTCCACGCCGCCGACGCCCCGCGTAACGCACTGGGCTACACCCGTCGCGACTACGAGGGCGCGATCTCGACGCTGTGCGCGGGCTGCGGCCACGATTCGATCAGCGCCGCGGTCGTGCAGGCCTGCTTCGACCTCGACATCGAGCCGCACCGCGTCGCCAAGATGTCGGGCATCGGCTGCTCGTCGAAGACGCCGGATTACTTCCTCGGCAACTCCCACGGCTTCAACAGCGTCCACGGGCGCATGCCCTCGGTGCTGACCGGGGCGTCGCTCGCCAACCGCAGCCTGCTCTACCTCGGCGTGTCGGGCGACGGCGATTCGGCCTCGATCGGCCTCGGCCAGTTCGCCCACTTGATGCGACGCGGCGTCAACATGACCTACATCGTCGAGAACAACGGCGTGTACGGACTGACGAAAGGGCAATTTTCGGCGACGGCCGACAAGGGCTCGAAGAGCAAGAAGGGCGTCATCAACAGCGACAGCCCGATCGACCTCGCCGCGCTCGCGCTGCAACTCGGCGCGACCTTTGTCGCCCGGAGCTTCTCGGGGGACAAGGAGCAGCTCGTGCCGTTGATCAAGGGGGCGCTCTGCCACGGCGGCCCGGCCTTCATCGACGTCATCAGCCCCTGCGTGACCTTCAACAACCACGCGGGCTCGACGAAGAGTTACGACTACGTGCGCGAGCACAACGCTTCGGTCAATAGCGTCGACGTGATCCTGCCGCGCGCGCCGATCGAGGCGTCGTATCCGCCGGGCACGCTGCGCCGGATCGTGCAGCACGACGGGTCGATCCTGCACCTGAGGAAGCTCGGGGACGACTACGACCCTTCGGACCGCATCGGCGCCATCCATTACCTGCAGGGACGCCAGGCCCTCGGCGAGATCGTCACCGGCCTGCTGTATATCGACAGCAGCGGCCAGGACATGCACGCGCACCTGAACACGGTCGAGAAGCCGCTGAACCAGTTGGGCGATGCCTACCTGTGTCCCGGCAGCAAGGCGTTGGACGCGTTGAACGCCCTATTGCGGTGA
- a CDS encoding cytochrome c family protein: MKNNPMITHAVLVSLAVSLSLAGSLARAAGDPGAGALIFEEECSECHTYTGKNKKGPTLRGVIGRKAGSAAGYDDYSDAVKKSDLVWTPEAIDRYLTKPAKFSPSIKMKYEGLPSPKDRADLIEFLKTKK; encoded by the coding sequence GTGAAGAATAACCCGATGATTACACACGCCGTGCTTGTTTCATTGGCCGTCTCGCTGAGCCTGGCTGGCAGCCTCGCCCGTGCCGCTGGCGACCCTGGGGCCGGGGCCCTGATCTTCGAGGAAGAATGCAGCGAGTGCCACACCTACACCGGCAAGAACAAGAAAGGCCCGACCCTGCGAGGCGTCATTGGCCGCAAGGCGGGCAGCGCCGCCGGGTACGACGATTATTCTGACGCTGTCAAAAAAAGCGACCTCGTATGGACCCCCGAGGCAATAGACCGGTATCTCACCAAGCCGGCGAAGTTTTCCCCCAGCATCAAGATGAAATACGAAGGTCTGCCGAGTCCGAAGGACCGTGCCGACCTGATCGAATTCCTGAAAACAAAGAAATGA
- a CDS encoding diguanylate cyclase: MREQNERSMTQTVESVIKGLQSVMLAGDADIAQAFSDRLKTVEGAQDFRILRVDGTEAFRDNQTIRAVNQYKGEEAFPERDEEQIVPVLPKDSPDLLRAGTSEKPVPLYTAAGPDGKPSMTMLAPIMTTRGCKKCHGDETRLLGFIKFSVTLAALEHDIAEANQRAVALIVASLLLTLIFTAAILRRSVSQPIARVTEAMRRAAGGDLNSRAVAGGSDEVAQMASSFNTMTASLKHAYDGMQREQDKLTTIIRSAKEAIIVADATDRVTLVNPSAETLLGKSIQQIKHGSFIDILDDTDLMTRLLDDPDGSPEIIRRGELILSAQASRINADDGHLAGSAALIRDITIEKNLEEELRKLSTTDALTSLFNRRFLDDTLTKELARAQRYGHPLSILMLDVDHFKKFNDRHGHEMGDRVLKAVAGAMRETLRQQDFPCRYGGEEFLAILPETSGPGAFNAAERLRQAIAALNVEGLSVTTSIGCASFPDIMADSADNLIECADGALYTAKERGRNRCAVAAAAILDKSEVGA; the protein is encoded by the coding sequence ATGCGGGAGCAAAACGAGCGTTCGATGACGCAGACCGTCGAATCCGTCATCAAGGGCCTGCAAAGTGTCATGCTGGCTGGGGATGCGGACATCGCGCAGGCGTTTTCGGACCGGCTGAAGACGGTCGAAGGTGCACAAGATTTCCGCATCCTGCGCGTCGACGGCACTGAAGCATTCCGCGACAACCAGACCATTCGGGCCGTCAATCAGTACAAGGGCGAGGAGGCCTTTCCGGAACGGGACGAGGAACAGATCGTGCCCGTCCTGCCAAAGGATTCTCCGGATCTGCTGCGCGCCGGCACCAGCGAGAAACCCGTACCGCTCTATACCGCCGCCGGCCCCGACGGCAAGCCGTCGATGACCATGCTCGCGCCGATCATGACGACGCGGGGCTGCAAGAAGTGCCACGGCGACGAGACGCGGCTGCTCGGCTTCATCAAGTTCTCGGTGACGCTCGCCGCACTCGAACACGACATCGCCGAGGCGAATCAACGCGCAGTCGCCCTCATCGTCGCGAGCCTGCTGCTGACGCTGATCTTCACCGCCGCCATCCTGCGCCGTTCGGTTTCGCAACCCATCGCGCGTGTCACCGAGGCGATGCGCAGGGCCGCCGGCGGAGACCTCAATAGCCGCGCGGTGGCCGGCGGCAGCGATGAAGTCGCCCAGATGGCAAGCAGCTTCAACACGATGACTGCATCGCTCAAGCACGCATACGACGGCATGCAGCGCGAGCAGGACAAACTGACCACCATCATCCGCTCCGCAAAGGAAGCGATCATCGTCGCCGACGCGACCGATCGCGTGACGCTGGTAAACCCGTCGGCGGAGACGCTGCTTGGGAAAAGCATCCAGCAGATTAAGCACGGCAGCTTTATCGACATCCTCGACGACACCGACCTGATGACGCGTCTGCTCGACGACCCGGACGGTTCCCCGGAAATCATCCGTCGCGGCGAGCTGATCCTGTCCGCGCAGGCGTCGCGCATCAATGCCGATGATGGCCATCTCGCCGGAAGCGCCGCCCTGATCCGCGACATCACGATCGAGAAGAATCTCGAAGAGGAGTTGCGCAAGCTCTCCACCACCGACGCCCTGACCAGCTTGTTCAACCGGCGCTTCCTCGACGACACGCTTACCAAGGAGCTCGCCCGGGCACAGCGTTACGGGCACCCGTTGTCCATCCTCATGCTCGACGTCGATCACTTCAAGAAATTCAACGATCGGCACGGTCACGAAATGGGTGACCGCGTGCTGAAGGCCGTCGCCGGCGCGATGCGCGAGACCCTGCGCCAGCAGGACTTCCCCTGCCGCTATGGCGGCGAGGAGTTCCTGGCGATTCTCCCGGAAACCTCCGGCCCGGGCGCATTCAATGCGGCGGAGCGATTGCGGCAGGCCATCGCCGCGCTGAACGTCGAGGGCCTGTCGGTCACTACCTCGATCGGTTGCGCATCGTTCCCGGACATCATGGCCGATTCGGCCGATAACCTGATCGAGTGCGCCGACGGTGCGCTCTACACGGCGAAGGAACGGGGCCGAAATCGCTGCGCGGTCGCAGCGGCAGCAATCCTGGACAAATCGGAAGTCGGCGCGTGA
- a CDS encoding response regulator, which produces MPFIIYAIAVLAGLALTIGFARFNTLHEEFLAANFDAVHGARTLLKARYFLGQAQERIEHAQDGAKRRQLLEHADEALALAENYGAEGQDDDPAMRRALVTRIASIRSALTNIDDASPPSQLAKLNASVRVLASDFEAAELDRWGMLSSLNAELALRMNRMRQFLFAIVGGFVLLMAMLGWALLHARRAEADLRRAKDELEAVQQTTLDAAAIGIAYVSSSNPANRRIVRANEQMAAIFGYPAAELIGLRTSALFPNSDSQHHLHRHVLPRLAAGKVLRAETQMRRRDGEVFWCALSGKAIDPDDLGRGVVWTFEDIGERKAAEAELRVARERAEAASRAKSEFLANMSHEIRTPFTGILGVLDLLRHTALTDKQNDYVRLAHDSASQLLGIVNDILDISRIEAGKLVIRPEGFAPRTLFDDIAQVHATAAARKNLSFEPSCEGEIPLVVHGDPVRLRQVVDNLLSNAVKFTTSGGVQLNIHWQHQDEDRGRLRVEVRDSGIGIPPEFQHCIFEKFTQADSSTTRLFGGSGLGLTICRQLVGMMGGELGLESAPGKGSLFWFELPLDIATAAPSGDQLPLVPIARVRLAGVRVLLADDVDISQIVLGEHLRAAGCEVRSACNGEEAITLVQEWSPDLVLMDCQMPGTDGYEATRRIRLLEGTTKHTPVIALTAFAMSGDRDKCLAAGMDDYLSKPVDRNTLLDKLVEWLPGGKDKPKTDAPGGFVGRILLVDDDPSIREASRGLLESLGCEVRLAASGAEALAVGETDTDLDLVLMDCRMPGMDGWTTSRAWRERERTLGLPPTAIIALTAGERDESVDVCQAAGMDDFLGKPFSPAQLKELLSRWLIGA; this is translated from the coding sequence TTGCCCTTCATCATATATGCGATCGCGGTGCTGGCGGGCCTGGCGCTGACGATCGGGTTTGCCCGTTTCAACACGCTGCACGAAGAATTCCTCGCTGCCAACTTCGACGCAGTACATGGCGCCCGCACCTTGCTGAAGGCCCGCTACTTTCTCGGCCAGGCCCAGGAACGTATCGAGCACGCGCAGGACGGCGCGAAGCGCCGCCAGCTCCTCGAGCATGCGGACGAAGCCCTGGCGCTCGCGGAAAACTACGGCGCGGAAGGCCAGGACGACGATCCGGCCATGCGTCGCGCCCTCGTCACCCGCATCGCCTCGATCCGCAGCGCCCTCACCAACATCGACGACGCCTCGCCTCCTTCCCAACTGGCCAAGCTCAACGCCTCGGTGCGCGTCCTTGCGTCGGACTTCGAGGCGGCCGAGCTCGACCGCTGGGGCATGCTGTCTTCGCTCAACGCCGAACTCGCGCTGCGCATGAACCGCATGCGCCAGTTCCTCTTCGCCATTGTCGGCGGGTTCGTTCTCCTCATGGCGATGCTGGGCTGGGCCCTGCTGCATGCGCGTCGCGCCGAGGCCGATCTGCGGCGGGCCAAGGACGAGCTGGAGGCGGTCCAGCAGACGACGCTGGACGCCGCAGCCATCGGCATCGCCTACGTGAGTTCGAGCAACCCCGCCAATCGTCGCATCGTCCGGGCGAACGAGCAGATGGCGGCGATCTTCGGCTACCCGGCGGCCGAGCTCATCGGCCTCAGAACGTCCGCGCTGTTCCCGAACTCCGACAGCCAGCACCATCTCCACCGCCACGTGCTGCCGCGCCTCGCCGCCGGCAAGGTCTTGCGCGCCGAGACGCAGATGCGGCGCCGCGACGGCGAAGTGTTCTGGTGCGCCTTGTCCGGCAAGGCCATCGACCCCGACGATCTCGGTCGCGGTGTGGTATGGACCTTCGAGGACATCGGCGAGCGCAAGGCGGCCGAAGCGGAATTGCGCGTCGCGCGCGAACGCGCGGAAGCGGCAAGCCGGGCGAAGAGCGAATTCCTCGCCAACATGAGCCACGAGATCCGGACGCCCTTCACCGGCATCCTCGGCGTGCTGGACCTGCTGCGCCACACCGCCCTGACCGACAAGCAGAACGACTACGTCCGCCTCGCCCACGACAGCGCCAGCCAGTTGCTCGGCATCGTCAACGACATCCTCGATATTTCGCGCATCGAGGCCGGCAAGCTCGTGATCCGGCCCGAAGGCTTTGCCCCGCGCACGCTGTTCGACGACATCGCGCAGGTCCACGCCACGGCCGCCGCGCGCAAGAATCTTTCCTTCGAGCCTTCGTGCGAGGGCGAGATTCCGCTAGTGGTCCACGGCGACCCGGTGCGGCTGCGCCAGGTCGTGGACAACCTGCTGAGCAACGCGGTGAAGTTCACGACCAGCGGCGGCGTTCAGCTCAACATCCACTGGCAGCACCAGGACGAGGACCGCGGCCGTTTGCGGGTAGAAGTGCGCGACAGCGGGATCGGGATTCCGCCCGAGTTCCAGCACTGCATCTTCGAGAAGTTCACCCAGGCTGACTCGTCGACAACGCGCCTCTTCGGCGGCAGCGGCCTCGGCCTGACGATCTGCCGGCAGCTGGTGGGCATGATGGGCGGCGAACTCGGACTGGAAAGTGCTCCGGGCAAAGGCAGCCTCTTCTGGTTCGAGCTGCCGCTGGATATCGCTACCGCCGCCCCCTCAGGCGACCAGCTTCCGCTGGTCCCGATCGCAAGGGTACGGCTCGCGGGCGTGCGCGTCCTGCTCGCCGACGACGTCGATATCAGTCAGATCGTGCTCGGCGAGCACCTGCGCGCCGCAGGCTGCGAGGTCCGTTCGGCCTGCAACGGCGAAGAGGCGATCACGCTCGTGCAGGAATGGTCGCCCGATCTCGTGCTGATGGACTGCCAGATGCCCGGCACCGACGGCTACGAGGCGACGCGGCGGATCCGCCTGCTCGAGGGAACGACGAAGCATACGCCCGTCATTGCCCTGACCGCGTTCGCGATGAGCGGCGACCGCGACAAATGTCTCGCGGCCGGGATGGACGACTACCTGTCGAAACCCGTCGACCGCAACACCCTGCTCGACAAGCTGGTCGAATGGCTGCCCGGCGGCAAGGACAAGCCCAAGACCGACGCGCCGGGCGGCTTCGTCGGCCGCATCCTGCTGGTCGACGACGATCCCAGCATCCGCGAGGCGAGCCGTGGACTCCTCGAATCGCTGGGATGCGAAGTCCGGCTCGCGGCCTCCGGCGCGGAAGCCCTCGCGGTCGGCGAGACCGACACCGATCTCGACCTCGTGCTGATGGATTGCCGGATGCCGGGAATGGACGGTTGGACGACGAGCCGGGCGTGGCGCGAACGCGAGCGCACACTCGGGCTGCCGCCCACCGCCATCATCGCCCTCACCGCAGGCGAACGCGACGAGAGCGTGGACGTGTGCCAGGCTGCGGGCATGGACGACTTCCTCGGCAAACCCTTCTCGCCCGCTCAACTGAAAGAGTTGCTGTCGCGCTGGCTCATTGGGGCATGA